In Perca fluviatilis chromosome 3, GENO_Pfluv_1.0, whole genome shotgun sequence, the following proteins share a genomic window:
- the tjp1a gene encoding tight junction protein ZO-1 isoform X4: protein MKYQKYITVMQMAMGVTASNKDCLPTKRQLWVTPQDEETSPSGAPGCSDEPTGATGGAGAMAITATSTLSLPMSQGKPSLRRIKGRIHRSKSLDSMDLLDSNSTVGAAEDHPTFTHLHTARACGGTQTRAKESPWVNRSWNQTVGRHMHACVSAAMEETVIWEQHTVTLHRAPGFGFGIAISGGRDNPHFQSGETSIVISDVLKGGPAEGLLQENDRVVMVNAVSMDNVEHAYAVQQLRKSGKNAKITIRRKRKVQIPVSRPGDRETMSEHEEEDSDEDDGHDHHSGHGSQSAFGGASGGTGTGTGRRHDRERSNSGRRDHSASRERSISPRSDRRSQTSSAPPRPAKVTLVKSRKNEVEYGLRLASHIFVKDISPESLAARDGNIQEGDVVLKINGTVTENLSLIDAKKLIERSKGKLKMVVQRDDRATLLNIPDLDDSIPSANNSDRDDISEIHSLTSDHSNRSHGRGSRSRSPDRPEPSDLLRHSPRQISNGSWSFQMRAGSLLHRLLPIHRSRDEDRISKPGAMPIVRSSDDGVLSQASDQASSRDDKLLPPLPEPKPVYAQPGQPDVDLPVSPSDAPVPSAAHDESILRPSMKLVKFKKGESVGLRLAGGNDVGIFVAGVLEDSPAANEGLEEGDQILRVNNVDFANIIREEAVLFLLDLPKGEEVTILAQKKKDVYRRIVESDVGDSFYIRTHFEYEKESPYGLSFNKGEVFRVVDTLYNGKLGSWLAIRIGKNHQEVERGIIPNKNRAEQLSSVQYTLPKTPGGDRADFWRFRGLRSSKRNLRKSREDLSAQPVQTKFPAYERVVLREAGFLRPVVLFGPIADVAREKLAREEPDVFELAKTQQQHGGEKSEPRDAGTDQKSTGIIRLHTIKQIIDRDKHAVLDITPNAVDRLNYAQWYPIVVFLNPDTKQGVKTMRTRLCPESRKSARKLFERALKLRKNNHHLFTTTINLNNMNDGWFGALKETIQQQQNQLVWVSEGKADGAAEDDLDIHDDRLSYLSAPGSEYSMYSTDSRHTSDYEDTDTEGGAYTDQELDETLNDDVGPPTEPAITRSSEPVREDPPVIQEPPGYASFQHTVQPDPLNRIDPAGFKAPVPQQKAEAAAVPSIPQQPEPLAETVPPAVDVTVKTVGGLSLDEAPAAHSQPSPNPEAGSLRRPTPELAPQSVTPEPLQSGLASSEPKMFQKDPYSTDNTGRIGHSMKPVTYNPQQGYHPDQQPYRDYDHPPSRYDVSSSGVSSGGGYPEPKYRNYDSNPPYENSVPQYDQQQWNPYSQTLSTANSQGYDPRLPYGDGPDSQYTPPLRYDEPPPHQGFNGRPRYGKPTGPVRYDDPPPPGPDLHYDQDSHLSTYPSAAHSPEPAAQRPAYNQGPTPQQKSYKPQQHDPVPVNSETSPTPPPKAEAPSPSPADASKPFPTRDEQPDDPAMRPQSVLTRVKMFENKRSVSVDRARDTADSSGNKAADLPLKAGGVIPKANSLSNLDQEKTFRAPGPQQPQPPQPQSKVADDIVRSNHYDPDEDEDYYRKQLSYFDRLQAGPNKPQPQAQTTNNYTRTESVEKPSPVEKKYEPVPQVTPSLPPATLPKPAPEAKAPGRDDTVQTNFLPHKSFPEKSPVNGTSVHPPKAAPPATSYNRYAPKPYTMSAKPFARMFDSPKFNHNLLPNDKPETASKGQSPSPVKPQIPPQPMNTDHDSGLDTFTRTMDHRSKHQHNNINAVPKAIPVSPSALDDDEDEDEGHTVVATARGIFNSNGGVLSSIETGVSIIIPQGAIPESVEQEIYFKVCRDNSILPPLDKEKGETLLSPLVMCGPHGLKFSKPVELRLPHCASMTPDGDPKSWQNKSLPGDPNYLVGANCVSVLIDHF, encoded by the exons AGTGCAGCGATGGAGGAAACGGTGATATGGGAACAGCACACAGTGACCCTTCACAGA GCCCCAGGGTTTGGGTTTGGTATTGCCATCTCAGGTGGACGAGACAACCCTCATTTCCAGAGTGGGGAGACGTCCATTGTGATATCTGATGTGCTGAAAGGAGGTCCTGCAGAGGGACTGCTACA aGAAAATGATCGAGTGGTGATGGTCAATGCAGTCTCTATGGACAACGTAGAGCATGCCTACGCAGTGCAGCAGCTCCGAAAGAGTGGCAAAAATGCAAAGATA ACTATTCGTCGGAAAAGGAAAGTGCAGATTCCCGTTTCTCGGCCAGGGGACAGGGAGACGATGTCAGAGCACGAGGAAGAAGACAGTGATGAGGATGATGGCCATGACCACCACAGTGGGCATGGTAGCCAAAGTGCCTTTGGAGGAGCAAGTGGAGGCACTGGCACTGGCACTGGCAGGCGTCATGATCGTGAGCGTAGCAACAGCGGCAGGCGGGATCACAGTGCCTCGCGGGAGAGGAGCATCTCACCACGCTCTGATCGCCGATCACAAACCTCCTCTGCTCCACCCAGGCCTGCCAAGGTCACTCTTGTCAAGTCCCGCAAAAATGAAG TAGAATATGGACTGCGGTTGGCCAGCCACATCTTTGTGAAGGACATCTCTCCTGAGAGCCTTGCTGCCAGAGATGGAAACATCCAGGAGGGAGATGTTGTACTTAAG ATCAATGGCACCGTTACAGAGAACCTATCACTAATAGATGCCAAGAAGCTGATTGAGAGGTCAAAGGGCAAGTTGAAAATGGTGGTGCAGAGAGATGATCGAGCGACGCTGCTCAACATTCCCGACCTTGATGACAGCATCCCATCAGCCAATAACTCCGACAGAGATG ACATTTCAGAAATACACTCACTGACATCAGACCATTCCAATCGATCCCACGGACGAGGTAGTCGATCACGTTCGCCTGACAGGCCCGAACCATCGGACCTTCTCCGTCACTCACCGCGGCAGATCAGCAATGGCAG tTGGAGCTTTCA GATGAGGGCAGGTTCACTGTTGCACAGATTACTTCCAAT CCATCGAAGTCGAGATGAGGATCGTATATCTAAACCAGGGGCCATGCCTATAGTCAGAAGCTCTGATGATGGTGTCTTGTCACAGGCTAGCGACCAGGCCAGCTCCAGAGATGACAAACTGTTACCTCCGCTGCCGG AACCAAAGCCAGTTTATGCACAGCCTGGTCAGCCTGACGTGGACCTGCCCGTCAGCCCCTCGGATGCCCCTGTACCCAGCGCGGCTCATGATGAGAGCATCCTCAG GCCGAGTATGAAGCTGGTCAAGTTCAAGAAGGGAGAGAGTGTTGGTCTGCGGTTAGCAGGAGGGAACGACGTGGGAATTTTTGTGGCAGGTGTTTTGGAGGACAGTCCTGCAGCCAATGAGGGGCTTGAGGAGGGAGACCAGATTCTCAGG GTGAACAATGTGGACTTTGCCAACATCATCAGGGAGGAGGCTGTGCTGTTTCTGCTGGATCTCCCAAAAGGAGAAGAAGTTACTATTTTGGCTCAGAAGAAGAAGGATG TGTATCGGAGGATAGTGGAATCGGACGTGGGTGACTCCTTCTACATTAGGACACATTTTGAATATGAAAAAGAGTCACCGTATGGACTGAGCTTTAACAAGGGCGAGGTGTTCCGAGTAGTGGACACGCTCTACAACGGCAAATTAGGATCCTGGCTTGCTATCCGTATTGGCAAGAATCATCAGGAAGTGGAAAGAGGCATCATCCCCAACAAGAACAG AGCTGAGCAGCTATCCAGTGTGCAGTACACCCTCCCCAAAACACCAGGGGGCGACAGAGCGGACTTCTGGAGATTCCGTGGATTGCGAAGCTCGAAGAGGAATTTGCGGAAGAGCAGGGAAGACCTGTCAGCCCAGCCAGTTCAGACCAAGTTCCCTGCCTATGAGAGGGTGGTGCTGAGGGAAG CTGGGTTCCTGAGGCCTGTGGTTCTCTTTGGGCCGATAGCAGATGTGGCCAGAGAGAAACTGGCCAGGGAAGAGCCAGACGTTTTTGAACTAGCAA aaACACAGCAACAACACGGAGGGGAAA AGAGTGAACCTAGGGATGCAGGAACCGACCAGAAAAGCACCGGCATCATTCGCCTTCACACCATCAAACAGATCATTGACCGG GACAAGCACGCAGTGCTGGACATCACCCCTAATGCAGTGGACCGTCTGAACTACGCTCAGTGGTATCCAATTGTGGTGTTTCTCAACCCAGACACAAAGCAGGGCGTCAAGACCATGAGGACCCGCCTTTGCCCTGAGTCTAGAAAGAGCGCCAGGAAGCTTTTTGAACGAGCCCTCAAATTACGAAAGAACAACCACCACCTCTTTACCA CGACTATTAACTTAAACAACATGAATGATGGTTGGTTTGGAGCACTAAAAGAGACaatccagcagcagcagaaccaGCTGGTGTGGGTTTCAGAGGGCaaa GCTGACGGGGCAGCTGAGGATGACCTGGACATCCACGACGACCGCCTGTCCTACCTGTCGGCGCCAGGCAGTGAGTATTCTATGTACAGCACTGACAGCCGCCACACCTCCGACTACGAGGACACGGACACAGAGGGTGGAGCCTATACTGACCAGGAGCTGGATGAAACGCTGAATGATGACGTGGGTCCACCCACGGAGCCTGCCATCACCCGCTCGTCTGAGCCTGTCCGCGAGGACCCGCCTGTCATCCAGGAGCCCCCTGGCTACGCTAGCTTCCAGCACACAGTGCAGCCGGACCCCCTGAACCGCATTGACCCGGCTGGATTCAAGGCACCAGTGCCGCAGCAG AAAGCAGAGGCCGCTGCCGTCCCTAGCATCCCCCAGCAGCCTGAGCCCCTGGCTGAGACAGTGCCCCCTGCTGTCGACGTTACTGTAAAAACTGTAGGGGGTCTGAGCCTTGACGAGGCTCCTGCAGCTCACAGCCAGCCAAGCCCCAACCCAGAGGCTGGCTCACTTAGGAGGCCCACCCCTGAGCTAGCACCTCAGAGCGTCACACCAGAACCTCTACAGTCTGGACTGGCCAGTTCAGAACCAAAG ATGTTTCAGAAGGATCCATACAGCACAGACAACACTGGGAGAATCGGTCACAGTATGAAGCCTGTGACTTACAACCCTCAACAGGGATATCACCCTGACCAGCAGCCATACAGAGATTATGACCACCCACCTAGTCGGTATGATGTCAGCAGCAGTGGAGTCAGCAGCGGAGGTGGTTACCCAGAACCAAAGTACCGAAACTATGACTCTAACCCGCCCTACGAGAACAGTGTGCCTCAGTACGACCAACAACAGTGGAACCCCTACAGCCAAACGCTGTCTACTGCCAATTCCCAGGGCTACGATCCCCGTTTGCCATACGGCGACGGCCCGGACTCCCAGTACACCCCTCCTCTCCGCTATGACGAGCCACCACCTCATCAGGGATTCAACGGACGGCCTCGCTACGGTAAACCGACAGGGCCTGTCCGTTATGATGATCCTCCACCTCCAGGGCCTGACCTGCACTACGACCAAGATTCTCACCTGAGCACGTACCCCTCAGCTGCCCACTCCCCAGAACCTGCTGCTCAGCGGCCTGCCTACAACCAGGGACCAACGCCGCAACAAAAGAGTTACAAACCTCAGCAGCATGACCCTGTTCCTGTGAACTCTGAAACTAGCCCCACACCACCTCCCAAAGCAGAGGCACCCTCACCTTCCCCTGCAGATGCTTCAAAGCCTTTCCCTACCAGAGATGAGCAACCGGATGACCCTGCCATGCGGCCACAGTCAGTCCTGACAAGGGTCAAGATGTTTGAGAACAAACGCTCTGTGTCCGTGGATAGAGCCAGAGATACAGCGGATTCTTCTGGAAACAAG GCAGCCGATTTACCTTTGAAAGCAGGTGGAGTAATCCCTAAAGCAAATTCTCTGAGCAACCTGGATCAAGAGAAGACCTTTAG AGCCCCAGGGCCTCAGCAGCCTCAGCCGCCTCAGCCTCAGTCCAAGGTAGCTGATGACATTGTGCGCTCCAACCATTATGACCCTGATGAGGACGAGGACTACTACAGGAAACAGCTGTCTTACTTTGATAGGCTCCAGGCCGGTCCCAACAAACCCCAGCCACAAGCACAAACAACTAACAACTACACAAG GACGGAGTCGGTGGAGAAACCAAGTCCAGTGGAGAAAAAATATGAACCAGTTCCCCAGGTGACGCCTTCTCTGCCACCAGCCACACTGCCCAAACCTGCACCTGAAG CCAAAGCTCCGGGCCGAGACGACACTGTCCAGACCAACTTCCTGCCTCACAAGAGTTTCCCTGAGAAGTCTCCGGTTAATGGCACTAGTGTACATCCTCCAAAAGCAGCTCCACCAGCAACCAGCTACAACCGCTACGCGCCCAAGCCCTACACTATGTCTGCCAAGCCGTTTGCGCGCATGTTCGACAGTCCTAAGTTCAACCACAACCTTCTGCCCAATGACAAGCCTGAGACTGCTTCAAAG GGCCAGAGCCCCAGCCCAGTGAAGCCTCAGATTCCCCCGCAGCCCATGAACACAGACCATGACAGTGGTCTGGATACTTTCACTCGCACTATGGACCACCGCTCCAAACACCAGCACAACAACATCAACGCTGTTCCCAAGGCCATCCCTGTGAG CCCCAGTGCCCtggatgatgatgaggatgaggatgagggcCACACGGTGGTTGCAACTGCTCGAGGTATATTCAACTCTAATGGTGGCGTCCTGAGCTCCATCGAGACAGGTGTCAGCATAATTATCCCACAGGGTGCCATCCCTGAAAGTGTGGAGCAGGAGATCTACTTCAAAGTCTGCAGAGACAACAGCATCCTACCACCACTCGACAAGGAGAAAG gAGAGACTCTGCTCAGCCCTCTGGTGATGTGTGGACCTCATGGCCTCAAGTTTTCGAAGCCTGTGGAGCTGCGCTTACCTCACTGTGCGTCTATGACCCCTGATG GTGACCCAAAAAGCTGGCAGAACAAGTCTCTTCCCGGAGACCCCAACTACCTGGTGGGAGCCAACTGCGTTTCTGTGCTCATTGACCACTTTTAA
- the tjp1a gene encoding tight junction protein ZO-1 isoform X9: MKYQKYITVMQMAMGVTASNKDCLPTKRQLWVTPQDEETSPSGAPGCSDEPTGATGGAGAMAITATSTLSLPMSQGKPSLRRIKGRIHRSKSLDSMDLLDSNSTVGAAEDHPTFTHLHTARACGGTQTRAKESPWVNRSWNQTVGRHMHACVSAAMEETVIWEQHTVTLHRAPGFGFGIAISGGRDNPHFQSGETSIVISDVLKGGPAEGLLQENDRVVMVNAVSMDNVEHAYAVQQLRKSGKNAKITIRRKRKVQIPVSRPGDRETMSEHEEEDSDEDDGHDHHSGHGSQSAFGGASGGTGTGTGRRHDRERSNSGRRDHSASRERSISPRSDRRSQTSSAPPRPAKVTLVKSRKNEVEYGLRLASHIFVKDISPESLAARDGNIQEGDVVLKINGTVTENLSLIDAKKLIERSKGKLKMVVQRDDRATLLNIPDLDDSIPSANNSDRDDISEIHSLTSDHSNRSHGRGSRSRSPDRPEPSDLLRHSPRQISNGSHRSRDEDRISKPGAMPIVRSSDDGVLSQASDQASSRDDKLLPPLPEPKPVYAQPGQPDVDLPVSPSDAPVPSAAHDESILRPSMKLVKFKKGESVGLRLAGGNDVGIFVAGVLEDSPAANEGLEEGDQILRVNNVDFANIIREEAVLFLLDLPKGEEVTILAQKKKDVYRRIVESDVGDSFYIRTHFEYEKESPYGLSFNKGEVFRVVDTLYNGKLGSWLAIRIGKNHQEVERGIIPNKNRAEQLSSVQYTLPKTPGGDRADFWRFRGLRSSKRNLRKSREDLSAQPVQTKFPAYERVVLREAGFLRPVVLFGPIADVAREKLAREEPDVFELAKSEPRDAGTDQKSTGIIRLHTIKQIIDRDKHAVLDITPNAVDRLNYAQWYPIVVFLNPDTKQGVKTMRTRLCPESRKSARKLFERALKLRKNNHHLFTTTINLNNMNDGWFGALKETIQQQQNQLVWVSEGKADGAAEDDLDIHDDRLSYLSAPGSEYSMYSTDSRHTSDYEDTDTEGGAYTDQELDETLNDDVGPPTEPAITRSSEPVREDPPVIQEPPGYASFQHTVQPDPLNRIDPAGFKAPVPQQKAEAAAVPSIPQQPEPLAETVPPAVDVTVKTVGGLSLDEAPAAHSQPSPNPEAGSLRRPTPELAPQSVTPEPLQSGLASSEPKMFQKDPYSTDNTGRIGHSMKPVTYNPQQGYHPDQQPYRDYDHPPSRYDVSSSGVSSGGGYPEPKYRNYDSNPPYENSVPQYDQQQWNPYSQTLSTANSQGYDPRLPYGDGPDSQYTPPLRYDEPPPHQGFNGRPRYGKPTGPVRYDDPPPPGPDLHYDQDSHLSTYPSAAHSPEPAAQRPAYNQGPTPQQKSYKPQQHDPVPVNSETSPTPPPKAEAPSPSPADASKPFPTRDEQPDDPAMRPQSVLTRVKMFENKRSVSVDRARDTADSSGNKAADLPLKAGGVIPKANSLSNLDQEKTFRAPGPQQPQPPQPQSKVADDIVRSNHYDPDEDEDYYRKQLSYFDRLQAGPNKPQPQAQTTNNYTRTESVEKPSPVEKKYEPVPQVTPSLPPATLPKPAPEAKAPGRDDTVQTNFLPHKSFPEKSPVNGTSVHPPKAAPPATSYNRYAPKPYTMSAKPFARMFDSPKFNHNLLPNDKPETASKGQSPSPVKPQIPPQPMNTDHDSGLDTFTRTMDHRSKHQHNNINAVPKAIPVSPSALDDDEDEDEGHTVVATARGIFNSNGGVLSSIETGVSIIIPQGAIPESVEQEIYFKVCRDNSILPPLDKEKGETLLSPLVMCGPHGLKFSKPVELRLPHCASMTPDGWSFALKSSDSSSGDPKSWQNKSLPGDPNYLVGANCVSVLIDHF, from the exons AGTGCAGCGATGGAGGAAACGGTGATATGGGAACAGCACACAGTGACCCTTCACAGA GCCCCAGGGTTTGGGTTTGGTATTGCCATCTCAGGTGGACGAGACAACCCTCATTTCCAGAGTGGGGAGACGTCCATTGTGATATCTGATGTGCTGAAAGGAGGTCCTGCAGAGGGACTGCTACA aGAAAATGATCGAGTGGTGATGGTCAATGCAGTCTCTATGGACAACGTAGAGCATGCCTACGCAGTGCAGCAGCTCCGAAAGAGTGGCAAAAATGCAAAGATA ACTATTCGTCGGAAAAGGAAAGTGCAGATTCCCGTTTCTCGGCCAGGGGACAGGGAGACGATGTCAGAGCACGAGGAAGAAGACAGTGATGAGGATGATGGCCATGACCACCACAGTGGGCATGGTAGCCAAAGTGCCTTTGGAGGAGCAAGTGGAGGCACTGGCACTGGCACTGGCAGGCGTCATGATCGTGAGCGTAGCAACAGCGGCAGGCGGGATCACAGTGCCTCGCGGGAGAGGAGCATCTCACCACGCTCTGATCGCCGATCACAAACCTCCTCTGCTCCACCCAGGCCTGCCAAGGTCACTCTTGTCAAGTCCCGCAAAAATGAAG TAGAATATGGACTGCGGTTGGCCAGCCACATCTTTGTGAAGGACATCTCTCCTGAGAGCCTTGCTGCCAGAGATGGAAACATCCAGGAGGGAGATGTTGTACTTAAG ATCAATGGCACCGTTACAGAGAACCTATCACTAATAGATGCCAAGAAGCTGATTGAGAGGTCAAAGGGCAAGTTGAAAATGGTGGTGCAGAGAGATGATCGAGCGACGCTGCTCAACATTCCCGACCTTGATGACAGCATCCCATCAGCCAATAACTCCGACAGAGATG ACATTTCAGAAATACACTCACTGACATCAGACCATTCCAATCGATCCCACGGACGAGGTAGTCGATCACGTTCGCCTGACAGGCCCGAACCATCGGACCTTCTCCGTCACTCACCGCGGCAGATCAGCAATGGCAG CCATCGAAGTCGAGATGAGGATCGTATATCTAAACCAGGGGCCATGCCTATAGTCAGAAGCTCTGATGATGGTGTCTTGTCACAGGCTAGCGACCAGGCCAGCTCCAGAGATGACAAACTGTTACCTCCGCTGCCGG AACCAAAGCCAGTTTATGCACAGCCTGGTCAGCCTGACGTGGACCTGCCCGTCAGCCCCTCGGATGCCCCTGTACCCAGCGCGGCTCATGATGAGAGCATCCTCAG GCCGAGTATGAAGCTGGTCAAGTTCAAGAAGGGAGAGAGTGTTGGTCTGCGGTTAGCAGGAGGGAACGACGTGGGAATTTTTGTGGCAGGTGTTTTGGAGGACAGTCCTGCAGCCAATGAGGGGCTTGAGGAGGGAGACCAGATTCTCAGG GTGAACAATGTGGACTTTGCCAACATCATCAGGGAGGAGGCTGTGCTGTTTCTGCTGGATCTCCCAAAAGGAGAAGAAGTTACTATTTTGGCTCAGAAGAAGAAGGATG TGTATCGGAGGATAGTGGAATCGGACGTGGGTGACTCCTTCTACATTAGGACACATTTTGAATATGAAAAAGAGTCACCGTATGGACTGAGCTTTAACAAGGGCGAGGTGTTCCGAGTAGTGGACACGCTCTACAACGGCAAATTAGGATCCTGGCTTGCTATCCGTATTGGCAAGAATCATCAGGAAGTGGAAAGAGGCATCATCCCCAACAAGAACAG AGCTGAGCAGCTATCCAGTGTGCAGTACACCCTCCCCAAAACACCAGGGGGCGACAGAGCGGACTTCTGGAGATTCCGTGGATTGCGAAGCTCGAAGAGGAATTTGCGGAAGAGCAGGGAAGACCTGTCAGCCCAGCCAGTTCAGACCAAGTTCCCTGCCTATGAGAGGGTGGTGCTGAGGGAAG CTGGGTTCCTGAGGCCTGTGGTTCTCTTTGGGCCGATAGCAGATGTGGCCAGAGAGAAACTGGCCAGGGAAGAGCCAGACGTTTTTGAACTAGCAA AGAGTGAACCTAGGGATGCAGGAACCGACCAGAAAAGCACCGGCATCATTCGCCTTCACACCATCAAACAGATCATTGACCGG GACAAGCACGCAGTGCTGGACATCACCCCTAATGCAGTGGACCGTCTGAACTACGCTCAGTGGTATCCAATTGTGGTGTTTCTCAACCCAGACACAAAGCAGGGCGTCAAGACCATGAGGACCCGCCTTTGCCCTGAGTCTAGAAAGAGCGCCAGGAAGCTTTTTGAACGAGCCCTCAAATTACGAAAGAACAACCACCACCTCTTTACCA CGACTATTAACTTAAACAACATGAATGATGGTTGGTTTGGAGCACTAAAAGAGACaatccagcagcagcagaaccaGCTGGTGTGGGTTTCAGAGGGCaaa GCTGACGGGGCAGCTGAGGATGACCTGGACATCCACGACGACCGCCTGTCCTACCTGTCGGCGCCAGGCAGTGAGTATTCTATGTACAGCACTGACAGCCGCCACACCTCCGACTACGAGGACACGGACACAGAGGGTGGAGCCTATACTGACCAGGAGCTGGATGAAACGCTGAATGATGACGTGGGTCCACCCACGGAGCCTGCCATCACCCGCTCGTCTGAGCCTGTCCGCGAGGACCCGCCTGTCATCCAGGAGCCCCCTGGCTACGCTAGCTTCCAGCACACAGTGCAGCCGGACCCCCTGAACCGCATTGACCCGGCTGGATTCAAGGCACCAGTGCCGCAGCAG AAAGCAGAGGCCGCTGCCGTCCCTAGCATCCCCCAGCAGCCTGAGCCCCTGGCTGAGACAGTGCCCCCTGCTGTCGACGTTACTGTAAAAACTGTAGGGGGTCTGAGCCTTGACGAGGCTCCTGCAGCTCACAGCCAGCCAAGCCCCAACCCAGAGGCTGGCTCACTTAGGAGGCCCACCCCTGAGCTAGCACCTCAGAGCGTCACACCAGAACCTCTACAGTCTGGACTGGCCAGTTCAGAACCAAAG ATGTTTCAGAAGGATCCATACAGCACAGACAACACTGGGAGAATCGGTCACAGTATGAAGCCTGTGACTTACAACCCTCAACAGGGATATCACCCTGACCAGCAGCCATACAGAGATTATGACCACCCACCTAGTCGGTATGATGTCAGCAGCAGTGGAGTCAGCAGCGGAGGTGGTTACCCAGAACCAAAGTACCGAAACTATGACTCTAACCCGCCCTACGAGAACAGTGTGCCTCAGTACGACCAACAACAGTGGAACCCCTACAGCCAAACGCTGTCTACTGCCAATTCCCAGGGCTACGATCCCCGTTTGCCATACGGCGACGGCCCGGACTCCCAGTACACCCCTCCTCTCCGCTATGACGAGCCACCACCTCATCAGGGATTCAACGGACGGCCTCGCTACGGTAAACCGACAGGGCCTGTCCGTTATGATGATCCTCCACCTCCAGGGCCTGACCTGCACTACGACCAAGATTCTCACCTGAGCACGTACCCCTCAGCTGCCCACTCCCCAGAACCTGCTGCTCAGCGGCCTGCCTACAACCAGGGACCAACGCCGCAACAAAAGAGTTACAAACCTCAGCAGCATGACCCTGTTCCTGTGAACTCTGAAACTAGCCCCACACCACCTCCCAAAGCAGAGGCACCCTCACCTTCCCCTGCAGATGCTTCAAAGCCTTTCCCTACCAGAGATGAGCAACCGGATGACCCTGCCATGCGGCCACAGTCAGTCCTGACAAGGGTCAAGATGTTTGAGAACAAACGCTCTGTGTCCGTGGATAGAGCCAGAGATACAGCGGATTCTTCTGGAAACAAG GCAGCCGATTTACCTTTGAAAGCAGGTGGAGTAATCCCTAAAGCAAATTCTCTGAGCAACCTGGATCAAGAGAAGACCTTTAG AGCCCCAGGGCCTCAGCAGCCTCAGCCGCCTCAGCCTCAGTCCAAGGTAGCTGATGACATTGTGCGCTCCAACCATTATGACCCTGATGAGGACGAGGACTACTACAGGAAACAGCTGTCTTACTTTGATAGGCTCCAGGCCGGTCCCAACAAACCCCAGCCACAAGCACAAACAACTAACAACTACACAAG GACGGAGTCGGTGGAGAAACCAAGTCCAGTGGAGAAAAAATATGAACCAGTTCCCCAGGTGACGCCTTCTCTGCCACCAGCCACACTGCCCAAACCTGCACCTGAAG CCAAAGCTCCGGGCCGAGACGACACTGTCCAGACCAACTTCCTGCCTCACAAGAGTTTCCCTGAGAAGTCTCCGGTTAATGGCACTAGTGTACATCCTCCAAAAGCAGCTCCACCAGCAACCAGCTACAACCGCTACGCGCCCAAGCCCTACACTATGTCTGCCAAGCCGTTTGCGCGCATGTTCGACAGTCCTAAGTTCAACCACAACCTTCTGCCCAATGACAAGCCTGAGACTGCTTCAAAG GGCCAGAGCCCCAGCCCAGTGAAGCCTCAGATTCCCCCGCAGCCCATGAACACAGACCATGACAGTGGTCTGGATACTTTCACTCGCACTATGGACCACCGCTCCAAACACCAGCACAACAACATCAACGCTGTTCCCAAGGCCATCCCTGTGAG CCCCAGTGCCCtggatgatgatgaggatgaggatgagggcCACACGGTGGTTGCAACTGCTCGAGGTATATTCAACTCTAATGGTGGCGTCCTGAGCTCCATCGAGACAGGTGTCAGCATAATTATCCCACAGGGTGCCATCCCTGAAAGTGTGGAGCAGGAGATCTACTTCAAAGTCTGCAGAGACAACAGCATCCTACCACCACTCGACAAGGAGAAAG gAGAGACTCTGCTCAGCCCTCTGGTGATGTGTGGACCTCATGGCCTCAAGTTTTCGAAGCCTGTGGAGCTGCGCTTACCTCACTGTGCGTCTATGACCCCTGATGGTTGGTCTTTTGCTCTAAAATCCTCCGACTCCTCGTCGG GTGACCCAAAAAGCTGGCAGAACAAGTCTCTTCCCGGAGACCCCAACTACCTGGTGGGAGCCAACTGCGTTTCTGTGCTCATTGACCACTTTTAA